One part of the Microtus ochrogaster isolate Prairie Vole_2 chromosome 16, MicOch1.0, whole genome shotgun sequence genome encodes these proteins:
- the Abcg8 gene encoding ATP-binding cassette sub-family G member 8 isoform X1 yields MAEKTSKETRLWNEPTPQDASQGLQDSLFSSESDNSLYFTYSGQSNTLEVRDLTYQVDVASQVPWFEQLAQFKIPWRSHSNQDSCDLGIQNLSFKVRSGQMLAIIGSSGCGRASLLDVITGRDHGGKMKSGQIWINGQPSTPQLVRKCVAHVRQQDQLLPNLTVRETLAFIAQMRLPRSFSQAQRDKRVEDVIAELRLRQCANTRVGNTYVRGVSGGERRRVSIGVQLLWNPGILILDEPTSGLDSFTAHNLVRTLSRLAKGNRLVLISLHQPRSDIFRLFDLVLLMTSGTPIYLGAAQHMVQYFTEIGYPCPRYSNPADFYVDLTSIDRRSKEQEAATMEKARSLAALFLEKVRGFEDFLWKTETKELNTGTSTVSQTLPQDADCRATAKLPGAIQQFTTLISRQISNDFRDLPTLLIHGAEACLMSLIIGFLYYGHDIKPLFFMDTAALLFMIGALIPFNVILDVVSKCHSERSMLYYELEDGLYTAGPYFFAKVLGELPEHCAYVIIYGMPIYWLTNLRPLPELFFLHFMLLWLVVFCCRTMALAASALLPTFHMSSFFCNALYNSFYLTAGFMINLDNLWIVPAWISKLSFLRWCFSGLMQIQFNGYPYTVQVGNHTFTVPGEKMTDIMDLNSHPLYAIYLIVTGISCGFLFLYYLSLKFIKQKSLQDW; encoded by the exons ATGGCTGAGAAGACCTCAAAGGAGACCCGGTTATGGAATGAGCCCACACCTCAGGATGCTTCT CAGGGCCTCCAGGACAGCTTGTTCTCCTCTGAAAGTGACAACAGCCTGTACTTCACCTACAGTGGCCAGTCCAACACTCTGGAGGTCCGAGATCTCACCTATCAG GTGGACGTCGCCTCTCAGGTGCCTTGGTTTGAGCAGCTGGCTCAGTTCAAGATACCTTGGCGGTCTCACAGCAACCAAGACTCCTGTGATCTGGGAATCCAGAATCTGAGCTTCAAAGTGAGGAGTGGGCAGATGCTGGCCATCATAGGAAGCTCAG GCTGTGGGAGAGCCTCACTACTAGATGTGATCACGGGCAGAGACCACGGTGGCAAGATGAAATCGGGACAGATCTGGATCAATGGGCAACCCAGCACGCCCCAGCTGGTGCGGAAATGTGTGGCGCACGTGCGCCAGCAAGACCAGCTGCTCCCTAACCTGACTGTCAGAGAAACGCTGGCTTTCATCGCCCAGATGCGCCTGCCCAGGAGCTTCTCTCAGGCCCAGCGTGACAAAAGG GTAGAGGACGTGATCGCGGAGCTGCGGCTGAGGCAGTGCGCCAACACCCGTGTGGGTAACACATATGTGCGTGGGGTGTCTGGGGGTGAACGCCGGAGAGTGAGCATCGGGGTGCAGCTTCTGTGGAACCCAG GAATCCTCATTCTGGATGAACCCACTTCCGGCCTTGACAGCTTCACTGCCCACAACCTGGTGAGAACCCTGTCCCGCCTGGCCAAAGGCAACAGGCTGGTGCTCATCTCCCTCCACCAGCCTCGCTCTGACATCTTCAGGCTGTTTGACCTGGTCCTTCTGATGACATCCGGCACCCCTATCTACCTGGGGGCCGCGCAACATATGGTGCAGTACTTCACAGAAATTGGCTACCCTTGTCCTCGCTACAGCAACCCTGCCGACTTCTACG TGGACTTGACTAGCATTGACAGGCGCAGCAAAGAACAGGAAGCGGCCACCATGGAAAAGGCTCGGTCACTTGCAGCCTTGTTCTTAGAAAAAGTGCGAGGCTTTGAAGACTTTCTGTGGAAAACAGAGACGAAGGAACTCAACACGGGTACCTCCACAGTCAG CCAGACCCTCCCACAGGACGCGGACTGTAGAGCTACTGCTAAGCTGCCTGGAGCAATACAACAGTTTACCACCCTGATCAG TCGTCAGATTTCCAATGACTTCCGAGACCTGCCCACCCTGCTCATCCATGGGGCGGAAGCCTGTCTGATGTCCCTCATCATCGGGTTTCTTTACTATGGCCATGATATCAAGCCGCTCTTCTTCATGGACACAGCAGCCCTGCTTTTCATGATAGGAGCGCTCATCCCTTTCAATGTCATTCTGGATGTTGTCTCCAAAT GTCATTCGGAGAGATCAATGCTGTACTATGAACTGGAAGATGGACTGTACACTGCTGGTCCATATTTCTTCGCCAAG GTCCTTGGCGAACTGCCTGAGCACTGTGCCTATGTCATCATCTACGGGATGCCCATCTACTGGCTGACCAACCTGCGGCCACTCCCTGAGCTCTTCTTCCTACACTTCATGCTTCTATGGCTGGTGGTCTTCTGCTGCAGGACCATggccctggctgcctctgccttgctgCCCACCTTCCACATGTCCTCCTTCTTCTGCAACGCTCTCTACAACTCCTTCTATCTAACTGCAGGCTTCATGATAAACTTGGACAACCTGTGGATAG TACCAGCATGGATTTCCAAACTGTCCTTCCTCCGCTGGTGTTTCTCGGGGCTAATGCAAATTCAATTCAATGGATACCCTTACACAGTGCAGGTCGGCAACCATACCTTCACAGTTCCTGGAGAAAAG ATGACTGATATCATGGACCTGAACTCGCACCCACTCTATGCTATCTACCTCATCGTCACTGGCATCAGCTGTGGCTTCCTGTTCCTGTACTATCTGTCCTTAAAGTTTATCAAACAGAAGTCACTTCAAGACTGGTGA
- the Abcg8 gene encoding ATP-binding cassette sub-family G member 8 isoform X2 codes for MAEKTSKETRLWNEPTPQDASGLQDSLFSSESDNSLYFTYSGQSNTLEVRDLTYQVDVASQVPWFEQLAQFKIPWRSHSNQDSCDLGIQNLSFKVRSGQMLAIIGSSGCGRASLLDVITGRDHGGKMKSGQIWINGQPSTPQLVRKCVAHVRQQDQLLPNLTVRETLAFIAQMRLPRSFSQAQRDKRVEDVIAELRLRQCANTRVGNTYVRGVSGGERRRVSIGVQLLWNPGILILDEPTSGLDSFTAHNLVRTLSRLAKGNRLVLISLHQPRSDIFRLFDLVLLMTSGTPIYLGAAQHMVQYFTEIGYPCPRYSNPADFYVDLTSIDRRSKEQEAATMEKARSLAALFLEKVRGFEDFLWKTETKELNTGTSTVSQTLPQDADCRATAKLPGAIQQFTTLISRQISNDFRDLPTLLIHGAEACLMSLIIGFLYYGHDIKPLFFMDTAALLFMIGALIPFNVILDVVSKCHSERSMLYYELEDGLYTAGPYFFAKVLGELPEHCAYVIIYGMPIYWLTNLRPLPELFFLHFMLLWLVVFCCRTMALAASALLPTFHMSSFFCNALYNSFYLTAGFMINLDNLWIVPAWISKLSFLRWCFSGLMQIQFNGYPYTVQVGNHTFTVPGEKMTDIMDLNSHPLYAIYLIVTGISCGFLFLYYLSLKFIKQKSLQDW; via the exons ATGGCTGAGAAGACCTCAAAGGAGACCCGGTTATGGAATGAGCCCACACCTCAGGATGCTTCT GGCCTCCAGGACAGCTTGTTCTCCTCTGAAAGTGACAACAGCCTGTACTTCACCTACAGTGGCCAGTCCAACACTCTGGAGGTCCGAGATCTCACCTATCAG GTGGACGTCGCCTCTCAGGTGCCTTGGTTTGAGCAGCTGGCTCAGTTCAAGATACCTTGGCGGTCTCACAGCAACCAAGACTCCTGTGATCTGGGAATCCAGAATCTGAGCTTCAAAGTGAGGAGTGGGCAGATGCTGGCCATCATAGGAAGCTCAG GCTGTGGGAGAGCCTCACTACTAGATGTGATCACGGGCAGAGACCACGGTGGCAAGATGAAATCGGGACAGATCTGGATCAATGGGCAACCCAGCACGCCCCAGCTGGTGCGGAAATGTGTGGCGCACGTGCGCCAGCAAGACCAGCTGCTCCCTAACCTGACTGTCAGAGAAACGCTGGCTTTCATCGCCCAGATGCGCCTGCCCAGGAGCTTCTCTCAGGCCCAGCGTGACAAAAGG GTAGAGGACGTGATCGCGGAGCTGCGGCTGAGGCAGTGCGCCAACACCCGTGTGGGTAACACATATGTGCGTGGGGTGTCTGGGGGTGAACGCCGGAGAGTGAGCATCGGGGTGCAGCTTCTGTGGAACCCAG GAATCCTCATTCTGGATGAACCCACTTCCGGCCTTGACAGCTTCACTGCCCACAACCTGGTGAGAACCCTGTCCCGCCTGGCCAAAGGCAACAGGCTGGTGCTCATCTCCCTCCACCAGCCTCGCTCTGACATCTTCAGGCTGTTTGACCTGGTCCTTCTGATGACATCCGGCACCCCTATCTACCTGGGGGCCGCGCAACATATGGTGCAGTACTTCACAGAAATTGGCTACCCTTGTCCTCGCTACAGCAACCCTGCCGACTTCTACG TGGACTTGACTAGCATTGACAGGCGCAGCAAAGAACAGGAAGCGGCCACCATGGAAAAGGCTCGGTCACTTGCAGCCTTGTTCTTAGAAAAAGTGCGAGGCTTTGAAGACTTTCTGTGGAAAACAGAGACGAAGGAACTCAACACGGGTACCTCCACAGTCAG CCAGACCCTCCCACAGGACGCGGACTGTAGAGCTACTGCTAAGCTGCCTGGAGCAATACAACAGTTTACCACCCTGATCAG TCGTCAGATTTCCAATGACTTCCGAGACCTGCCCACCCTGCTCATCCATGGGGCGGAAGCCTGTCTGATGTCCCTCATCATCGGGTTTCTTTACTATGGCCATGATATCAAGCCGCTCTTCTTCATGGACACAGCAGCCCTGCTTTTCATGATAGGAGCGCTCATCCCTTTCAATGTCATTCTGGATGTTGTCTCCAAAT GTCATTCGGAGAGATCAATGCTGTACTATGAACTGGAAGATGGACTGTACACTGCTGGTCCATATTTCTTCGCCAAG GTCCTTGGCGAACTGCCTGAGCACTGTGCCTATGTCATCATCTACGGGATGCCCATCTACTGGCTGACCAACCTGCGGCCACTCCCTGAGCTCTTCTTCCTACACTTCATGCTTCTATGGCTGGTGGTCTTCTGCTGCAGGACCATggccctggctgcctctgccttgctgCCCACCTTCCACATGTCCTCCTTCTTCTGCAACGCTCTCTACAACTCCTTCTATCTAACTGCAGGCTTCATGATAAACTTGGACAACCTGTGGATAG TACCAGCATGGATTTCCAAACTGTCCTTCCTCCGCTGGTGTTTCTCGGGGCTAATGCAAATTCAATTCAATGGATACCCTTACACAGTGCAGGTCGGCAACCATACCTTCACAGTTCCTGGAGAAAAG ATGACTGATATCATGGACCTGAACTCGCACCCACTCTATGCTATCTACCTCATCGTCACTGGCATCAGCTGTGGCTTCCTGTTCCTGTACTATCTGTCCTTAAAGTTTATCAAACAGAAGTCACTTCAAGACTGGTGA
- the Abcg8 gene encoding ATP-binding cassette sub-family G member 8 isoform X3, protein MAEKTSKETRLWNEPTPQDASQGLQDSLFSSESDNSLYFTYSGQSNTLEVRDLTYQVDVASQVPWFEQLAQFKIPWRSHSNQDSCDLGIQNLSFKVRSGQMLAIIGSSGCGRASLLDVITGRDHGGKMKSGQIWINGQPSTPQLVRKCVAHVRQQDQLLPNLTVRETLAFIAQMRLPRSFSQAQRDKRVEDVIAELRLRQCANTRVGNTYVRGVSGGERRRVSIGVQLLWNPGILILDEPTSGLDSFTAHNLVRTLSRLAKGNRLVLISLHQPRSDIFRLFDLVLLMTSGTPIYLGAAQHMVQYFTEIGYPCPRYSNPADFYVDLTSIDRRSKEQEAATMEKARSLAALFLEKVRGFEDFLWKTETKELNTGTSTVSQTLPQDADCRATAKLPGAIQQFTTLISRQISNDFRDLPTLLIHGAEACLMSLIIGFLYYGHDIKPLFFMDTAALLFMIGALIPFNVILDVVSKLPAWISKLSFLRWCFSGLMQIQFNGYPYTVQVGNHTFTVPGEKMTDIMDLNSHPLYAIYLIVTGISCGFLFLYYLSLKFIKQKSLQDW, encoded by the exons ATGGCTGAGAAGACCTCAAAGGAGACCCGGTTATGGAATGAGCCCACACCTCAGGATGCTTCT CAGGGCCTCCAGGACAGCTTGTTCTCCTCTGAAAGTGACAACAGCCTGTACTTCACCTACAGTGGCCAGTCCAACACTCTGGAGGTCCGAGATCTCACCTATCAG GTGGACGTCGCCTCTCAGGTGCCTTGGTTTGAGCAGCTGGCTCAGTTCAAGATACCTTGGCGGTCTCACAGCAACCAAGACTCCTGTGATCTGGGAATCCAGAATCTGAGCTTCAAAGTGAGGAGTGGGCAGATGCTGGCCATCATAGGAAGCTCAG GCTGTGGGAGAGCCTCACTACTAGATGTGATCACGGGCAGAGACCACGGTGGCAAGATGAAATCGGGACAGATCTGGATCAATGGGCAACCCAGCACGCCCCAGCTGGTGCGGAAATGTGTGGCGCACGTGCGCCAGCAAGACCAGCTGCTCCCTAACCTGACTGTCAGAGAAACGCTGGCTTTCATCGCCCAGATGCGCCTGCCCAGGAGCTTCTCTCAGGCCCAGCGTGACAAAAGG GTAGAGGACGTGATCGCGGAGCTGCGGCTGAGGCAGTGCGCCAACACCCGTGTGGGTAACACATATGTGCGTGGGGTGTCTGGGGGTGAACGCCGGAGAGTGAGCATCGGGGTGCAGCTTCTGTGGAACCCAG GAATCCTCATTCTGGATGAACCCACTTCCGGCCTTGACAGCTTCACTGCCCACAACCTGGTGAGAACCCTGTCCCGCCTGGCCAAAGGCAACAGGCTGGTGCTCATCTCCCTCCACCAGCCTCGCTCTGACATCTTCAGGCTGTTTGACCTGGTCCTTCTGATGACATCCGGCACCCCTATCTACCTGGGGGCCGCGCAACATATGGTGCAGTACTTCACAGAAATTGGCTACCCTTGTCCTCGCTACAGCAACCCTGCCGACTTCTACG TGGACTTGACTAGCATTGACAGGCGCAGCAAAGAACAGGAAGCGGCCACCATGGAAAAGGCTCGGTCACTTGCAGCCTTGTTCTTAGAAAAAGTGCGAGGCTTTGAAGACTTTCTGTGGAAAACAGAGACGAAGGAACTCAACACGGGTACCTCCACAGTCAG CCAGACCCTCCCACAGGACGCGGACTGTAGAGCTACTGCTAAGCTGCCTGGAGCAATACAACAGTTTACCACCCTGATCAG TCGTCAGATTTCCAATGACTTCCGAGACCTGCCCACCCTGCTCATCCATGGGGCGGAAGCCTGTCTGATGTCCCTCATCATCGGGTTTCTTTACTATGGCCATGATATCAAGCCGCTCTTCTTCATGGACACAGCAGCCCTGCTTTTCATGATAGGAGCGCTCATCCCTTTCAATGTCATTCTGGATGTTGTCTCCAAAT TACCAGCATGGATTTCCAAACTGTCCTTCCTCCGCTGGTGTTTCTCGGGGCTAATGCAAATTCAATTCAATGGATACCCTTACACAGTGCAGGTCGGCAACCATACCTTCACAGTTCCTGGAGAAAAG ATGACTGATATCATGGACCTGAACTCGCACCCACTCTATGCTATCTACCTCATCGTCACTGGCATCAGCTGTGGCTTCCTGTTCCTGTACTATCTGTCCTTAAAGTTTATCAAACAGAAGTCACTTCAAGACTGGTGA